The window CGCGAAAGCCCACGGACGAGGTGAAAAAGCTCGAGGAGAAGCCTCAGAACAAATTCTTCGATTTCAGTCTGCTAAAAGATCCCATCTATCTCGTCATACTGATCTCGAACTCGACGAACGCCGTCAGCTACACGAACTTCGTCATACTACTGCCGGCATACGCGATCTCGCTAGGTTTCGACAAGAACATGTCTTCCCTTCTGCTCTCGACCGTCTCGGTCTTAGACCTGATAGGGCGCATCGGCGGCTCCGCCCTGTCCGATGTCTCTATGATGCCCAAGCACTGGTACTTCGTCGGAGGGTTGTTCGTTTCCGGAGTCTCGCTGGCGCTGCTGCCGATCGCCACCAGCTACGTAATACTGTCAGTTTACTGCGGCGTGTTCGGCCTGGCGTCCGGCATTTACGTCGGCATCACCGCGGTGATCATGGCCGACATGTTAGGCACAGAGAAGCTTACCTCGTCGTACGGTATCTCGTTGTTCGTCAACGGTATCATACAGCTGGTCGGCCCGCCTATCTGCGGCATCGTGTACGAGCAGATCGGCAGCTACGGGCCGATATTCAGCGTACTAGGAATAATTTTAGTGGGGGGCGCGTTGTTATGGGGCTTCGTGCCGTTCATTAGGAAAAGGCAGGATTCTATGGAGAAAGCCAGCCAAGTTGAGAAATTATAGTGCATTTTGACGTGTTGGAATCTTTCGGGTGTCTCGCGGAGTATCAGGATATAATCGTACGATCACTGTAGAAGTTAATATAGGCGCGTCTCGGTATATAATAATGAGAATATAATTATGAAATACTGTGATGTTAGAATGAatgttatgtatatatatactacTGGCACTGTGATGACGTTAATACGAGATCCATACGCACACTTTCAGATGGATCTATAGGGAAacaattttcaagaaaaaaaaaagaagaagaaagatatATTTTTAAGAAACGCGAATGTTTCTCTTTTCTCCAAAATTTGGAACTACTTTGCCTTACACGTGGGAGGGAAGATTAATCAGTCTTTGGACGTAAGTTCTCGATACTAAAACGACACACGTAGGAATGAATGATTAAGTACTCTGTTGCGAAGCGCACTAGTTACTGGTGCTATTGCAATTAAAGAAAGGAAATgcaataatataatttagtgcACATTTTTTCGTAGCGTATATGTAATTTGTAAAGGAAGCGCTCGATCACTTGTTTTTACACTTCCCTTGAGGAAAGGGATAGGCATATGTCTATAATTCCTATTGTTAATAAACAGTTGGACGTTAACGATAGGGTCAGTCAATTTCGTTATTAATTTCATTCGTTTACAATTCACCAAAAAATATGCCTTACAAATAGTACATAAGCACTTTGTAATTaatgaattacatttatattatacaatatgtaaaataaataatgaCACGAAATACACGTACCGTTGGTAGTATCTTATGAAAATCGAACGAACTGTTTATATCGGTCTGGTGTTTGTTTTATTGAAGGGGCTTAAATGTTACCAGGTAAACAGTAAAAGCAGAATTTAAAACGTGACCCCTTCGCTATGTATTTGTACGTTatctatgaaattttttactcgtgCTGTTAGAAGTGTGATTTATTTTGGTTTTGGTACTTCTTCAGAGGTAGGGGGAGCGTCGCGGAAGTTGGGGAACTGTTCCCACGGAGCAGATAATTCAAATCTACGGAATTCTTGTGCCAACTCTAATGGTTCGCATACTACCCTCTTCTTCTCGTCATCGTAACGTACCTAGTACACGGAAACATTTTTGTTTTGAACGAAGTTTGAGGAGAAATACCATTTGtagtaaattatattattagatTACCTCGACGTAACCAGTGAGAGGGAAGTCTTTCCTCAACGGGTGCCCTTCGAAGCCGTAATCGGTAAGAATTCTACGGAGATCTGAATTATGGAGGAAGAATATGCCAAACATGTCCCACACCTCTCGTTCGTACCAGTTAGCAGCATCAAATACGCATTCAGCTGACTCTACGGGTGTCAATTCATCTGTGTACGACTTCACCCTAATACGTGAATTATATCTCAACGACAGCATATTGTAAACAAGCTAGAAATCACAAGTAAGAAATTACAATAAGTATAAGAACACTTCTGACGCATGGTCTTAAAACAATGACGAATAAGGTAACGAGATTAACTCGCCTCGAATCTGTACGCCCGACTGGGAACATCCAGTGCTGTAATATCGGATAAGTTGAGGAACTGCGCGTTGTGATGCTTTTTCAAGAAAGACAGTGTCGGAACAATCCCATCCGgagcaattaatatttccaGTTCGTCGCCAGCAGTTATCTGAAccttttgcacaaattttggcaaaCATTCACTAACGTATTGACCGAATTGCTTCAAATGGTCCAAATCCACTCTGCTGAGCTTACGTATCGTCGCTATTGGAACATTAACGTACTCATTTAGGTAAATACTTTTCACGCAACAACGCTACATGATTATTGTAAATGTAATGCAGGATTTTACATACGTTGACTTTCTGTCTTTTCGGGTGCAGTGGTGCTCGTTCTCAGTACAGGTAGAAACTTTGGATAACCtattaattcaatttaaaattcattacaTAATATAAGAAAGGAGAAATCATACGGTTAATAAACAGATTTATTTACACTTTGGCGTCGTAACTGGTAAGCTACGAGAGAGTCTCAAACAATTCCTCAATAGAGATGacatttttgcaggaaaaaatctttCTCTCCTCAGGCTATGAAGCAGATCCACCTACACAAACACACGCGACGTTTACTACGCGCGCTAGAGAGTGCCTCTTTAACTGGCAGCGACGACTTTTCGCGACCAAAGTCTCTGAACGTCATATTATTACTAAAAATCATTGCAGAAGATTTTCAAAAGTCTCGTTGTCGAATCTGGTTCGATCGtaattagggaattcaatcccgggatcccggctgatttttggattctaaaactcccgggactTGAtacatcaagttataacttaccccgagaatttttaaaaacgtaaattactttatgaacaactgaaaaatctaaaaatggaatccaaaaaacagccgggatcccgggattgaattccctaatcgTGATGCAATTAAGGTGCTAGgcaaggaagaaaagaaaagagtatGAAGAGAATGATTATATTTCATtgcttatttacatttttacatatcGCTGTTGCTAAAACGGTATTGCTTAATGTTGGACTTAAAAAGGAGTAGTCTTTGTATAATCATTAACTGCACGCAATGTTTTTCGAGGCGCATTGCTGCTCGACTCTCTGCATTTCTACAAGTATAGTTGCAACGGCGTGCCTTAGCTGATGAAACTTTGACAGAGACAATTCAAATATCTGACTCTCCCCGTTGCTGAATGTCCATTCCATTAAGATATGTGGCTCCAATACCCTGTTTAAGATGCTAAAGACAAACAGaatagtaaataaatgaatacataGAATATAGCGTACTAAAAATCAGTTGTATAATTACTTAGAAGAAATAGTAATATCTATGCGCCATTTGCAGGACGTTAAGTGCATGTAGAATCTTGTTTTCTGTAGTAAACCCGTCGTCAACTCGGGCCGTTTCTGACCATACACCACTGTAGACAAATCGTCGATGCAATCTGAAGATAATCTGAGAAAGAATCTTAGTTAGTACGTCTTGTAGTGATTAAATGTTATACATCATCGACGGGATACACACTTTAGCTGTTCCAATGTCTGCTTGAATTCGGCAGGCTTAATAGTCTGCGACGAAGCTCCTAAGTGGATCTTCAATATCGTAAAGATGACTGAGTAGTATTCGTCCAGGGTTTCTTCTGGTACATTACACTTTTGACCTATCCTATCTAATATTCCTCCCTCTATGTATTCCTGATTGATCGCCTTTACAGCTACT is drawn from Andrena cerasifolii isolate SP2316 chromosome 8, iyAndCera1_principal, whole genome shotgun sequence and contains these coding sequences:
- the LOC143372594 gene encoding COMM domain-containing protein 5, with translation MTSYQTDLLYALGNRTKVFPELKKAFVRPLIQIAVKAINQEYIEGGILDRIGQKCNVPEETLDEYYSVIFTILKIHLGASSQTIKPAEFKQTLEQLKLSSDCIDDLSTVVYGQKRPELTTGLLQKTRFYMHLTSCKWRIDITISSNILNRVLEPHILMEWTFSNGESQIFELSLSKFHQLRHAVATILVEMQRVEQQCASKNIACS
- the Nd-30 gene encoding NADH:ubiquinone oxidoreductase core subunit S3: MSSLLRNCLRLSRSLPVTTPKCYPKFLPVLRTSTTAPEKTESQPTIRKLSRVDLDHLKQFGQYVSECLPKFVQKVQITAGDELEILIAPDGIVPTLSFLKKHHNAQFLNLSDITALDVPSRAYRFELVYNMLSLRYNSRIRVKSYTDELTPVESAECVFDAANWYEREVWDMFGIFFLHNSDLRRILTDYGFEGHPLRKDFPLTGYVEVRYDDEKKRVVCEPLELAQEFRRFELSAPWEQFPNFRDAPPTSEEVPKPK